The Fulvia fulva chromosome 1, complete sequence region GGCTTTGGCTGAGCATGTGTCAGTGGTTGACCTTTCCACGTTGAGAGGAGCGAATGCTTCAACGCTTCGTCCGTCACCACTACTGATCACCACATCAACGAGCTGATCCACTGTCTACAGTAGAACGATCCTTGAGCAGATGGCCAACAAGTCCTTTTCTCTCTCTTTGCAAATTGCAATGCTTCCTTGTCTATCCCACACATCCATGTCTGCCCGATAACAGCAGCGGCCGCTTCCCGAGTGTCAGCGCCTACCAGTAGCGCGCCGTCTGTACAACATGACACAAGATGAGAAGCCGCCCAACGGGACTCACAAACGCCTCGAGGAACACAACACCAACGACCTCCGGGACGAGCGGAGTGCGAACGAGTACAGCAAACAGGCGGAGAGACTCGGCCAGTTGACATCGGATCAAGAGGATCATTCCACCGGCTCGACACAGGCGGCAGAGGCCACGTTCGTGACACCGTTTGACCCGGTCATTGAGACGGCAGATGGGTCGCGACTGCCCGCGATCCCCGTCGACGAGGCGGCGGAGCTCAACAGACTGGAGGACCTGGCCGAGGGCAGCGAACCACGATCTCCACCACTGAGCGCCGTAAGATCTGGCAAAGATGGGACTGTACATGGTAGATTCAAGGCCGGACCCGACAACGAAGGATCTGTACGGCAGAGCGACGAGACGGATGCGCCCTTGCGCGGAGCAATCCCGCCCTCGCGAACGAACCCGTTGTTCCCGCCGCTACCCATGTACGGACCTCCATCGTGGATGAGGACGATACAGTGCTGGTTCTTTCGCGCAACCTCTGCGGTTTTGTCCTTCTACTTCTTGCTGGCGATCGTGATTGGGGCAATAGTGGATTCGGTCCCGCGCATCGTACGCAACTGTCGTCAAAGAGCTGTGCTTAAGAATCCGGCCAAGTCGCGGCCGTTCTATCAAGAAGAGGTGAAGAGAAAGGAAGAGAGACGGGCGGCAGAGAAGGCCTGGGTGAGAGAACAGAAAGGCAAAGGTACGCGGACACCATCTGGCGAGAAGGGCGATGAGACGAACGATCTGCCGCCTCAAGATGGCGAGTTTGTGCCTACCGAGGGCGGGCCTGATCCACTCGTCGTTGACGTCGCATACTATGCGCGAAGAGTTGGATTAGATGCGGAGGTCTTCGAGGTACAGACCGAAGATGGCTTCATTATCGAACTATGGCACCTCTTCAATCCGCGCGACTACAAGACTCCTCCCCCAGAGCACCATCAATACCAGCCTCCAAACTTGTTTCGAACAACTCCAGAAAACCCCGAATTTGGAGAAGCACAGCCCTATCCAGAGGGCAGGAAGAAGTACCCAGTTCTGATGATGCATGGTCTTCTGCAATCAGCAGGAGCCTACTGCTGCAACGACGATGACTCTCTGGCATTCTATCTCGCCAAGTCCGGCTTCGATGTCTGGCTCGGCAACAACAGATGTGGTTTCGAACCAAAACATACCACGCTCAAGTACGACGACCCACGGATGTGGGCTTGGAACATCAGGCAGATGGGAGTTATGGATTTGCCTGCACTCATCAGCAGAGTACTGGCAGAGACCGGCTTCCCGAAGCTCGCGCTCATCGCACATAGTCAAGGCACAACACAGACCTTCGTCGCTCTAGCGAAAGAGCAACGTCCAGACATTGGCGAAAAGATCTCCGTCTTCTGCGCCCTGGCTCCAGCAGCCTATGCTGGCCCGCTCATCGGCAAGATCTACTTCAAAGTCATGCAGATTGTCGGTCCAGCCATGTTCAGGATGATTTTCGGCATCCACTCCTTCATACCGCTCATGCTCATGGCTCACAAAATCCTTCCCCCGGTACCGTACAGCTGGATGGGCTATCACGTCTTCTCATTCCTCTTCAGTTGGTCAGACAGTCGATGGGATCGAGACTTACGAAATCGCATGTTCCAATTCGCACCCACATATGTCAGCTCTGAAAGTATGAGATGGTGGCTTGGGCGGGAATGTTTCGCGAATCAAAAGTGCATTCTCGCCACGCGGGAAGAAGGCAAGCTCGAAGATAAAGAGGACGAGGAAGACGACGCAGTCATTCAAGAGTACTATGCCGAGCGCGAGAAGCGTGATAAGGGGATCACACCGCGGGGGAGACTGACCCGTAACCTGACCAGTTTCCACTGCCAAACTCTCACCCACCAACACCATGACAACCAACGCGGCAAATTCGCCTGGTACGACAAACGCTTCCCGCCCCTCGCACTCTGGGTCTGCGGCGCCGACGACCTCGTCGATGGACGTCGGTTGCTCCGCCGCTTTGATCGAGGCCGCGAGCCAGATGTCCGCGTCGTGCATGAGAAAATCATCGAAGGCTACGAACACCTCGACGTCATCTGGGCCATGGACGCGATCGAGAAGGTCGGGAAGGAAGTAAGAGAAGTTATCTGGCGCACTGCAGACCCCGCTACGcagaagaagtatagagtCCCCGTGGGATGCGATCGACCCATGGAGCAGGAGCCTAGCTCCAATGATGTGCCGATGACGCGGTCTGGGGGGAGGTCGAGGATGGCGAGTATTAGTGAGATGCAGCCGAGTGTGCGGACGGGGGGTGGGGGGACTGTGGTTGAGGAGAGTAGGGAGCCGGAGAGGGAGCAGGAGAAGTTGCAGAGGAGGGAGGATGAAGTTGACGAGTATAGAGGCGACGGAGCGGGAGATTTGGATGAGAGGAGGGAGAATGAGAGTCTTTTCGAGGATGTGCGGGAGAGGGCGAATCCGACGAGTCCGCTGGAATTACCCATGGAGGGGAGGATGTTGGGGGTTGTGCGGGAATGAGGAGACCGCTGGCGGTCAACGGTCGTCAGAGTGGTACATGATACACAAAAGGCATGGAAGTGGGCACATGAGCACATGTCGAGGCTAATGATGTTATGATACTCTAGGATACCCTTGCAATGGATGGAATGGTTTGTAGAGACGGTGATGCGAGATGAGCAGATGAGGATATAGGGAACATAGGGGATACAAAGATGCTTGTTGTCACGCTGTAAGGCGGGAGTTTCGAGGCTCTTCTTGGAGTGCTTCCTTTTCGGCTCCATGTCGTAGTCTAAGAGAGGCGCGGCGTCGTAGTGTGTGATCTACCAACTATTGATGTACGTATCGAGCGACATTCACGGCAGACCTCTTAAAGGCGTCTCGACGAAGCCGCACTGGGCCCCTGGCTTGGGCGTACAGGTGTTACTCGATGTACTTCGCTCCATTCCACTGCGCAGACATATGCTAACAGGGTGGCCGTAGAATGGCTACGACATAGGAGAGACACCGTGCGGAGCAGGAGCAGATGAGGCCGTTACCAAGCAAAATCCGATCGGTCAGGCTTACTCCATGACCGCTGCTGGTGGTGTTGTTTGTAAATGTGTTAGTTAGATGGCAAGCTTTCTGCGATGAGCCGTGGGGCTTTATTTCTGCTTTTGCACGAGTTCGAATTCGGTAATTTACTTCAGACAATACATAGCACCGACAACATCGCGAACGATCACTGAGAATGGCCACCGACTCCCCTTTCCTCGATCTCCCGCCAGAGATACGGGCCATGATATACAACTACCTTACAACCAAGAGGCACAGCGACTTGACCACCCACGGTCCTCCAATGATCCCTTCCAGGCTCACACAAACATGTCGCCAAATCCGCACCGAGTTCCTAGCCGAGGGATGCCGCGGACGCAAGCTGCACGTCTGCTACATGCTCGGTCTCTGCACGCAGC contains the following coding sequences:
- a CDS encoding Sterol esterase 2 produces the protein MTQDEKPPNGTHKRLEEHNTNDLRDERSANEYSKQAERLGQLTSDQEDHSTGSTQAAEATFVTPFDPVIETADGSRLPAIPVDEAAELNRLEDLAEGSEPRSPPLSAVRSGKDGTVHGRFKAGPDNEGSVRQSDETDAPLRGAIPPSRTNPLFPPLPMYGPPSWMRTIQCWFFRATSAVLSFYFLLAIVIGAIVDSVPRIVRNCRQRAVLKNPAKSRPFYQEEVKRKEERRAAEKAWVREQKGKGTRTPSGEKGDETNDLPPQDGEFVPTEGGPDPLVVDVAYYARRVGLDAEVFEVQTEDGFIIELWHLFNPRDYKTPPPEHHQYQPPNLFRTTPENPEFGEAQPYPEGRKKYPVLMMHGLLQSAGAYCCNDDDSLAFYLAKSGFDVWLGNNRCGFEPKHTTLKYDDPRMWAWNIRQMGVMDLPALISRVLAETGFPKLALIAHSQGTTQTFVALAKEQRPDIGEKISVFCALAPAAYAGPLIGKIYFKVMQIVGPAMFRMIFGIHSFIPLMLMAHKILPPVPYSWMGYHVFSFLFSWSDSRWDRDLRNRMFQFAPTYVSSESMRWWLGRECFANQKCILATREEGKLEDKEDEEDDAVIQEYYAEREKRDKGITPRGRLTRNLTSFHCQTLTHQHHDNQRGKFAWYDKRFPPLALWVCGADDLVDGRRLLRRFDRGREPDVRVVHEKIIEGYEHLDVIWAMDAIEKVGKEVREVIWRTADPATQKKYRVPVGCDRPMEQEPSSNDVPMTRSGGRSRMASISEMQPSVRTGGGGTVVEESREPEREQEKLQRREDEVDEYRGDGAGDLDERRENESLFEDVRERANPTSPLELPMEGRMLGVVRE